From the Caballeronia sp. NK8 genome, one window contains:
- the leuA gene encoding 2-isopropylmalate synthase — MMPNPAEKYRPFPQVRLNGRRWPNRTIEKAPIWMSTDLRDGNQSLIEPMSIAAKLEFFEMLVKIGFKEIEVGFPSASQTDFDFVRKLIDEKRIPDDVTIEVLVQSRRELIERTFEAVAGASKVIVHLYNAIAPSFRKIVFNQSKDEVKALAVEGTRLIKECAAARPDTHWIYQYSPETFSMTELSFAREVCDAVAQTWRPTPDHKMIVNLPATVEAAMPNVFADQIEWMDRNMGYRDSIVLSVHPHNDRGTAVAAAEMALLAGADRIEGCLFGNGERTGNVDLVTLAMNLYTQGIDPELDFSDIDAVRRVVERCNQIPVHPRHPYAGDLVFTAFSGSHQDAIRKGFAQRVPGTVWEVPYLPIDPADLGRSYDAVIRVNSQSGKGGSTYLLERGLGFTPPRRVQIEFSHAVQTVTDTSGAEISGEAICELFKREYFDAGGPVSRIDASTLSVFGKRVVIAPAASAPSGDVWAQTVAAALGVDASVNWFETAVTASGDTAAFVGCRVGDGQTRFGVAVHANPALAVADAVVSAVNRSKRVVQEDRQDEAMEAA, encoded by the coding sequence ATGATGCCGAACCCCGCCGAGAAATACCGCCCGTTTCCGCAAGTCCGTCTGAATGGCCGCCGCTGGCCGAACCGCACGATCGAGAAAGCGCCCATCTGGATGAGCACCGATCTGCGCGACGGCAACCAGTCGCTCATCGAGCCGATGAGCATCGCTGCGAAGCTCGAATTCTTCGAGATGCTGGTGAAGATCGGGTTCAAGGAAATCGAGGTGGGGTTCCCGTCGGCATCGCAGACCGATTTCGATTTCGTGCGCAAACTGATCGACGAAAAGCGCATCCCGGATGACGTGACCATCGAAGTGCTCGTGCAGTCGCGCCGCGAACTGATCGAGCGCACCTTCGAAGCGGTCGCGGGCGCGAGCAAGGTGATCGTGCACCTCTATAACGCGATCGCGCCGTCGTTCCGCAAGATCGTGTTCAACCAGTCGAAGGACGAAGTGAAGGCGCTGGCCGTCGAAGGCACGCGCCTCATCAAGGAATGCGCGGCAGCGCGACCGGACACGCACTGGATCTATCAGTACTCGCCCGAAACCTTCAGCATGACCGAGCTTTCGTTCGCGCGCGAAGTATGCGATGCGGTCGCGCAAACCTGGCGTCCGACGCCCGACCACAAGATGATCGTGAATCTGCCCGCGACCGTCGAAGCCGCGATGCCGAACGTCTTCGCCGACCAGATCGAGTGGATGGACCGCAACATGGGTTATCGCGACAGCATCGTGTTGTCGGTGCATCCGCATAACGATCGCGGCACGGCGGTCGCCGCGGCGGAAATGGCGCTGCTCGCGGGCGCGGACCGCATCGAAGGGTGTCTGTTCGGCAACGGCGAGCGCACCGGCAACGTCGATCTCGTCACGCTCGCGATGAATCTGTACACACAAGGCATCGATCCGGAGCTCGATTTCTCCGACATCGACGCCGTGCGCCGCGTCGTCGAGCGCTGCAATCAGATTCCGGTGCATCCGCGCCATCCGTACGCCGGCGATCTCGTCTTCACCGCGTTTTCGGGTTCGCATCAGGACGCGATCCGCAAAGGCTTCGCGCAGCGCGTGCCGGGCACGGTGTGGGAGGTGCCGTATCTGCCGATCGATCCGGCCGATCTCGGCCGCAGCTACGATGCCGTGATCCGCGTGAACAGCCAGTCCGGCAAGGGCGGCTCCACTTATCTGCTCGAACGCGGGCTCGGCTTCACGCCGCCGCGCCGCGTGCAGATCGAATTCAGCCACGCCGTTCAGACCGTCACGGACACATCGGGCGCGGAAATCAGCGGCGAAGCGATCTGCGAACTCTTCAAACGCGAGTATTTCGACGCGGGCGGGCCGGTATCGCGTATCGACGCCTCGACCCTGTCGGTGTTCGGAAAGCGCGTCGTGATCGCGCCGGCGGCAAGCGCGCCGAGCGGCGATGTCTGGGCGCAGACGGTCGCGGCAGCACTCGGCGTGGACGCGAGCGTGAACTGGTTCGAAACCGCCGTCACGGCGAGCGGCGACACGGCCGCGTTCGTCGGCTGCCGCGTCGGCGACGGCCAGACGCGCTTCGGCGTCGCGGTGCATGCGAATCCAGCGCTCGCGGTCGCCGATGCGGTCGTGAGCGCGGTGAATCGTTCGAAGCGCGTCGTGCAGGAGGATCGGCAGGACGAGGCGATGGAGGCGGCGTAA
- the ybiB gene encoding DNA-binding protein YbiB encodes MTDSASLPFACARYIKEIGRGPNGARALSHDDTYALYEAMLEDRVPELELGAVLLAYRVKGESAAELAAMLSAAHRSFEPLHVQDGREHARPVSIPSYNGARKTPNLVPLLSHLLAREGVPVLVHGVTDDPGRVTSAEIFAELGIAHAASHDEIEDSLASRRLAFAPTTVLAPKLARLLALRRRMGVRNSTHTLVKILQPFAEPGLRLVNYTHPEYRESLTGLFTEHPDAAAGGALLARGTEGEAVADTRRQVQVDWFHDGHVETLIAPEHSQPHAPQVDLPETLDAATTARWIECVLRGDVPVPPAVARQVEVIARVARKPVPDQTNSANPI; translated from the coding sequence ATGACCGACTCCGCTTCCCTACCTTTCGCCTGCGCACGCTACATCAAGGAAATCGGCCGCGGGCCGAACGGCGCGCGCGCACTTTCGCACGACGACACCTACGCGCTCTACGAAGCGATGCTCGAGGACCGCGTCCCCGAACTCGAACTCGGCGCGGTGCTGCTCGCCTACCGCGTCAAGGGCGAGTCCGCCGCGGAACTCGCCGCGATGCTGTCCGCCGCGCATCGCTCGTTCGAACCGCTGCATGTTCAGGACGGGCGCGAACACGCCCGGCCGGTGTCGATTCCGAGCTACAACGGCGCACGCAAGACGCCCAACCTCGTGCCGCTGCTATCGCATCTGCTCGCGCGCGAGGGCGTACCGGTGCTGGTGCATGGCGTCACCGACGATCCGGGCCGCGTCACGAGCGCCGAGATTTTCGCGGAACTGGGTATCGCGCACGCGGCTTCGCACGATGAAATCGAGGATAGTCTCGCCTCGCGCCGCCTCGCCTTCGCGCCGACCACGGTGCTCGCGCCGAAGCTCGCGCGGCTGCTCGCGCTCAGGCGTCGCATGGGCGTGCGCAATTCGACGCACACGCTGGTGAAAATTCTGCAGCCGTTCGCGGAACCGGGCCTGCGGCTCGTCAACTACACGCATCCGGAATATCGCGAGAGCCTCACGGGGCTGTTCACGGAGCATCCGGACGCGGCGGCGGGCGGCGCGCTGCTCGCGCGCGGCACGGAAGGCGAGGCCGTCGCCGACACGCGCCGCCAGGTGCAGGTCGACTGGTTCCACGACGGCCACGTCGAGACGCTGATCGCGCCGGAGCACTCGCAGCCGCACGCGCCGCAAGTCGATCTGCCCGAAACGCTCGACGCGGCGACCACTGCGCGGTGGATCGAATGCGTGTTGCGCGGCGACGTGCCGGTGCCGCCCGCGGTCGCACGCCAGGTTGAGGTGATCGCCCGGGTGGCGCGCAAACCGGTCCCTGATCAGACAAACTCGGCAAACCCCATTTGA
- a CDS encoding fumarylacetoacetate hydrolase family protein, which yields MTYVFPPAPAAAVPVDGSNEQFPVRRIYCVGRNYEAHAREMGHDPDREPPFFFSKPADAVLYVAPGATGEFPYPSQTKNLHFEMELVAAIGKQGKDISADNALDHVYGYALGLDMTRRDLQAEAKKLGRPWDTAKGFDRSAPIGPIHPVSKVGHLEKSAIWLTVNGEQKQRSDISQLIWSVGETVAYLSTLFELFPGDLIFTGTPEGVGAVVKGDLLKGGVDGIGEFSVRVV from the coding sequence ATGACCTACGTGTTTCCTCCGGCGCCGGCAGCAGCGGTGCCCGTCGATGGTTCGAACGAGCAGTTTCCAGTACGGCGCATCTACTGCGTCGGCCGCAACTACGAAGCCCACGCGCGCGAAATGGGCCACGATCCGGACCGCGAGCCGCCGTTCTTCTTCAGCAAGCCCGCCGATGCCGTGCTGTACGTCGCGCCCGGCGCCACGGGCGAGTTCCCGTATCCGTCGCAGACGAAGAACCTGCACTTCGAGATGGAGCTGGTTGCCGCGATCGGCAAGCAGGGCAAGGACATCTCCGCCGACAACGCGCTCGATCATGTCTACGGCTACGCGCTCGGCCTCGACATGACGCGCCGCGACCTGCAAGCCGAAGCGAAGAAGCTCGGCCGTCCGTGGGACACCGCGAAAGGCTTCGACCGTTCCGCGCCGATCGGCCCGATCCATCCCGTTTCGAAGGTCGGGCATCTGGAAAAGAGCGCGATCTGGCTGACCGTCAACGGCGAGCAAAAGCAGCGCTCGGACATCTCGCAACTGATCTGGTCGGTGGGCGAGACGGTCGCGTATCTGTCGACGCTCTTCGAGCTGTTTCCCGGGGATCTCATCTTCACGGGCACGCCGGAAGGCGTCGGCGCCGTCGTGAAGGGCGATCTGCTCAAGGGCGGCGTCGATGGCATCGGCGAATTTTCCGTGCGCGTCGTCTGA
- the maiA gene encoding maleylacetoacetate isomerase has product MKLYSYFRSSAAYRVRIALNLKGLDYEYEAVHLLRDGGQQLKPEYRAVNPDGIVPALIDDGDVLTQSLAIIEYLEETHPEPPLLPKRPSDRAFVRSVAMQVACEIHPLDNLRVLKYLKHQVKVPDEAKDAWYRHWVETGFASLEKRLAADPRVGALTFGDTPTVADLCIVPQVFNARRFGIDVSPYPTLARIADHACTIDAFARAAPAQQPDAE; this is encoded by the coding sequence ATGAAGCTCTATAGCTATTTCCGCAGCTCGGCCGCGTATCGCGTGCGAATCGCGCTGAATCTGAAGGGCCTCGACTACGAGTACGAGGCGGTGCATCTGCTGCGCGACGGCGGCCAGCAACTGAAGCCCGAGTACCGCGCGGTGAATCCCGACGGCATCGTGCCCGCACTGATCGACGACGGCGACGTGCTCACGCAGTCGCTCGCGATCATCGAGTATCTGGAGGAGACGCATCCCGAGCCGCCGCTCTTGCCGAAGCGCCCGTCCGATCGCGCGTTCGTGCGCTCGGTCGCGATGCAGGTCGCGTGCGAAATCCATCCGCTCGACAATCTGCGCGTGCTCAAGTACCTGAAGCATCAGGTCAAGGTGCCGGATGAAGCCAAGGACGCGTGGTATCGGCATTGGGTCGAAACCGGCTTTGCGTCGCTCGAAAAGCGCCTCGCCGCCGATCCGCGCGTCGGCGCGCTGACCTTCGGCGATACGCCGACCGTCGCCGATCTGTGCATCGTGCCGCAGGTGTTCAACGCGCGGCGCTTCGGCATCGACGTGAGCCCCTATCCGACGCTCGCGCGTATCGCGGATCACGCCTGCACGATCGACGCGTTCGCACGGGCCGCTCCGGCGCAACAGCCGGACGCCGAATGA
- a CDS encoding LysE/ArgO family amino acid transporter, which yields MTAAVSAGALSSYLSGAGLGASLIVAIGAQNAFVLRQGLKRRHVGVVVSICALIDVLLIALGVAGMGALIARAPVLLDVIRWAGAIFVFLYGLRAFLAAWRGPGHLNASDGESQTAIGAASTVLALSLLNPHVYLDTVVLLGGIGAQRGWPANAWFAAGAMCASVVWFTTLGYGARLLEPWFEKDVSWRVLDVIVGCVMWWIAASLIFAR from the coding sequence ATGACGGCAGCGGTTTCTGCCGGAGCACTGTCGAGTTATCTGTCGGGTGCGGGGCTGGGCGCGAGCCTGATCGTCGCGATCGGCGCGCAGAACGCGTTCGTGTTGCGGCAGGGGTTGAAGCGCCGGCACGTGGGCGTGGTCGTGTCGATTTGCGCGCTCATCGACGTGCTGTTGATCGCGCTGGGCGTCGCCGGAATGGGCGCGCTCATCGCGCGTGCGCCCGTTCTGCTCGACGTGATTCGCTGGGCCGGCGCGATCTTCGTGTTTCTGTACGGATTGCGCGCGTTTCTCGCGGCATGGCGCGGGCCGGGGCATCTGAACGCGTCGGACGGCGAATCGCAGACGGCGATCGGCGCGGCGTCCACCGTGCTCGCGCTGTCGCTGCTCAATCCGCACGTCTATCTCGATACCGTGGTGCTGCTCGGGGGCATCGGCGCGCAACGCGGCTGGCCGGCCAACGCGTGGTTCGCGGCGGGCGCGATGTGCGCGTCGGTCGTCTGGTTCACCACGCTCGGCTACGGCGCGCGCCTTTTGGAACCGTGGTTCGAGAAGGACGTGTCGTGGCGCGTGTTGGATGTGATCGTCGGCTGCGTGATGTGGTGGATCGCGGCGTCCCTGATATTCGCGCGATGA
- the ftsY gene encoding signal recognition particle-docking protein FtsY, which produces MFSFFKKFKKPADAPLDTPQEDIVEADGDDDISDAELERQALSAEAPLEEALPEDIQPTEPAPPEPVAPVAPITAAPVQLPAGDSKEYWQGRTQSQWARGPETDQASEEILPPPTLDPAAKKSWLSRLRHGLSKTSSNLTGIFVSAKIDEDLYEELETALLMSDAGVDATEFLLESLREKVRSERLTDASQVKAALRELLVDLLRPLEKSLMLGRAQPLVMMIAGVNGVGKTTSIGKLAKHLQRFDQSVLLAAGDTFRAAAREQLTVWGERNNVTVIAQESGDAAAVIYDAVGAARARKIDVMMADTAGRLPTQLHLMEELRKVRRVIAKAMPDAPHEVLLVIDANTGQNALAQVKAFDDALGLTGLVVTKLDGTAKGGILAAIARQRPVPVYFIGVGEKVEDLQPFSAEEFADALLG; this is translated from the coding sequence ATGTTCAGCTTCTTCAAGAAATTCAAAAAGCCGGCTGACGCGCCGCTCGACACGCCTCAGGAAGACATCGTCGAGGCGGACGGGGACGACGACATCTCGGACGCCGAGCTGGAACGGCAGGCGCTCAGCGCCGAAGCCCCACTGGAAGAAGCGCTGCCGGAGGATATTCAGCCGACGGAACCGGCGCCTCCCGAACCCGTCGCTCCTGTTGCGCCCATCACCGCTGCGCCCGTCCAGCTTCCGGCCGGCGATTCGAAGGAATACTGGCAAGGCCGCACGCAGTCGCAATGGGCGCGTGGTCCGGAAACGGATCAGGCGAGCGAAGAAATCCTGCCGCCGCCCACGCTCGATCCTGCTGCGAAGAAGTCGTGGCTTTCCCGCCTGCGTCACGGTCTGTCGAAGACGAGTTCCAACCTGACCGGCATTTTCGTCAGCGCGAAGATCGATGAAGACCTGTACGAAGAGCTCGAAACCGCGCTGCTGATGTCCGACGCCGGCGTCGACGCCACCGAATTCCTGCTCGAATCGCTGCGCGAAAAAGTGCGCTCGGAGCGTCTGACCGATGCATCGCAGGTGAAGGCCGCGCTGCGCGAATTGCTCGTCGACTTGCTGCGTCCGCTCGAAAAATCACTGATGCTCGGCCGCGCGCAACCGCTCGTGATGATGATCGCGGGCGTGAACGGCGTCGGCAAGACGACCAGCATCGGCAAGCTGGCGAAGCATCTGCAGCGCTTCGATCAGTCCGTGCTGCTCGCCGCCGGCGACACCTTCCGCGCCGCCGCGCGCGAACAGCTCACGGTCTGGGGCGAGCGCAACAACGTGACCGTGATCGCGCAGGAAAGCGGCGATGCCGCCGCCGTGATTTACGACGCGGTCGGCGCGGCGCGCGCGCGCAAGATCGACGTGATGATGGCCGACACCGCCGGCCGCCTGCCGACGCAATTGCATCTGATGGAAGAGCTGCGCAAGGTGCGCCGCGTGATCGCGAAGGCGATGCCCGACGCGCCGCACGAAGTGCTGCTCGTGATCGATGCCAACACGGGTCAGAACGCGCTCGCGCAGGTCAAGGCGTTCGACGATGCGCTGGGTCTGACCGGTCTCGTCGTCACGAAACTCGACGGCACCGCGAAAGGCGGCATTCTCGCCGCGATCGCGCGACAGCGGCCGGTGCCGGTGTATTTCATCGGCGTGGGCGAGAAGGTCGAGGATCTGCAACCGTTCAGCGCCGAAGAATTCGCCGACGCGCTGCTCGGCTGA
- the rsmD gene encoding 16S rRNA (guanine(966)-N(2))-methyltransferase RsmD, with translation MPRSTATRSVLPSHTPLRGGKPHTIRIIGGDWKRTPLPVLDLDGLRPTPDRVRETLFNWLGQDLSGQRCLDMFAGSGALGFEAASRGAARVLMVERSAKAAAQIRANQTKLGARNIEIAEADALRLATSLAPGSFDVIFLDPPFGDQALLLRALALAVPLVAPDGAIYVECGDPLDLAGIDALAGWSVVRDGKAGAVRYHLLRRENEE, from the coding sequence ATGCCTCGCTCGACCGCTACCCGTTCCGTCCTGCCCAGCCACACGCCCTTGCGCGGCGGCAAACCGCACACGATCCGCATCATCGGCGGAGACTGGAAGCGCACACCGCTGCCCGTGCTCGATCTCGACGGCCTCAGGCCCACGCCGGATCGCGTGCGCGAAACGCTCTTCAACTGGCTCGGCCAGGATCTCTCCGGACAGCGTTGCCTCGACATGTTCGCGGGCAGCGGTGCGCTCGGTTTCGAGGCGGCGTCGCGCGGTGCGGCGCGCGTGCTGATGGTCGAGCGCAGCGCGAAGGCCGCCGCGCAGATCAGGGCGAATCAGACGAAGCTCGGCGCGCGCAACATCGAAATCGCGGAAGCAGATGCCCTGCGGCTCGCCACCAGCCTAGCGCCCGGCTCGTTCGACGTGATCTTTCTGGACCCGCCGTTCGGCGATCAGGCGTTGCTCTTGCGCGCGCTCGCGCTGGCGGTGCCGCTCGTCGCGCCCGATGGCGCGATTTACGTCGAATGCGGCGATCCGCTGGACCTGGCGGGTATCGACGCGCTCGCGGGCTGGAGCGTCGTGCGCGATGGTAAGGCGGGTGCCGTTCGCTATCATTTGCTGCGCCGCGAAAATGAGGAATAA
- the coaD gene encoding pantetheine-phosphate adenylyltransferase, translated as MVVAVYPGTFDPLTRGHEDIVRRASSIFDQLVVGVADSRAKKPFFSLQERLDIAHDVLGHYPNVQVSSFTGLLKDFVRKNNARVIVRGLRAVSDFEYEFQMAGMNRYLLPDVETMFMTPSDQYQFISGTIVREIAQLGGDVSKFVFPSVEKRLIDKVGNLSQMDPAAP; from the coding sequence ATGGTTGTCGCCGTGTATCCGGGTACGTTCGACCCGCTCACTCGTGGGCATGAAGACATTGTCCGGCGCGCATCGAGCATTTTCGATCAGCTCGTCGTGGGCGTCGCGGACAGCCGCGCGAAGAAGCCGTTTTTCTCGCTGCAGGAGCGGCTGGATATTGCGCACGACGTGCTCGGGCATTACCCGAACGTACAGGTGAGCAGTTTCACCGGGCTACTAAAAGACTTCGTGCGCAAGAACAACGCGCGCGTGATCGTGCGCGGATTGCGTGCCGTGTCCGATTTCGAGTATGAGTTTCAGATGGCGGGGATGAACCGCTACCTGTTGCCCGACGTCGAGACGATGTTCATGACGCCGTCCGACCAGTATCAGTTCATCTCGGGCACGATCGTGCGCGAGATCGCGCAGCTCGGCGGCGACGTGAGCAAGTTCGTGTTCCCGTCGGTGGAAAAGCGGCTGATCGACAAAGTCGGTAATCTGTCGCAGATGGACCCTGCGGCGCCGTGA
- a CDS encoding YfhL family 4Fe-4S dicluster ferredoxin, with translation MSLIITDECINCDVCEPECPNDAISMGPDIYVIDPNKCTECVGHFDEPQCQQVCPVECIPRDPAHVETPEQLMAKYHALMAAKGNS, from the coding sequence ATGTCTTTGATCATTACCGACGAGTGCATCAACTGCGACGTTTGCGAGCCCGAGTGCCCGAACGACGCCATTTCGATGGGTCCCGACATCTACGTGATCGACCCGAACAAATGCACGGAATGCGTCGGCCATTTCGACGAGCCGCAGTGCCAGCAAGTGTGTCCGGTCGAGTGCATTCCGCGCGATCCGGCGCACGTCGAAACGCCGGAGCAGTTGATGGCCAAATACCACGCGCTGATGGCTGCGAAGGGCAATTCCTAA
- the hisC gene encoding histidinol-phosphate transaminase encodes MSRFWSDIVHRLTPYVPGEQPALAHPVKLNTNENPYPPSPRVVEAIRHELGGDGASLRKYPDPTARALREAVAKHHGLRIEQVFAGNGSDEVLAHAFQALLKHDRPIRFPDITYSFYPVYAQLYGVEYETVPLNADFAIDVDDYRAPSGGVLLPNPNAPTGRALPLAEIEVLLKANPDAPVIIDEAYVDFGAESAVNLIDRYPNLLVVQTTSKARSLAGMRVGFAFGDAALIEALTRVKDSFNSYPLDRLAQAAALASYEDQAWFEESCAKVIASRERLTSQLQTLGFDVVPSAANFVFAKHSAHDAATIAAALKAKEIFVRHFRLPRIDQHLRISIGTPAECDALVAALTEIVA; translated from the coding sequence GTGAGCCGTTTCTGGAGCGATATCGTCCATCGTCTGACGCCGTATGTGCCGGGCGAGCAACCTGCGCTGGCGCATCCCGTCAAGCTCAACACCAACGAGAATCCGTATCCGCCGTCGCCGCGCGTGGTCGAGGCGATTCGTCATGAACTCGGCGGCGACGGCGCGTCGTTGCGAAAGTATCCCGATCCGACCGCGCGGGCATTGCGCGAAGCGGTCGCGAAGCATCACGGGCTGCGCATCGAGCAGGTCTTCGCAGGCAATGGTTCCGATGAAGTGCTCGCGCACGCGTTCCAGGCGCTGCTCAAGCACGACCGGCCGATCCGCTTTCCCGACATCACCTACAGCTTCTATCCGGTCTATGCGCAGCTTTACGGCGTCGAATACGAGACCGTGCCGTTGAACGCGGATTTCGCCATCGATGTCGACGATTACCGCGCGCCGTCCGGCGGCGTGCTGCTGCCGAATCCGAATGCGCCGACGGGCCGCGCCCTGCCGCTTGCGGAAATCGAAGTGCTGCTGAAGGCGAACCCGGACGCGCCGGTGATCATCGATGAAGCGTATGTGGATTTCGGCGCGGAATCGGCCGTGAATCTGATCGATCGTTATCCGAACCTGCTCGTCGTGCAGACGACGTCGAAAGCGCGTTCGCTCGCGGGCATGCGCGTCGGCTTCGCGTTTGGCGATGCGGCGCTGATCGAAGCGCTCACGCGCGTGAAGGACAGCTTCAACTCGTATCCGCTGGATCGCCTCGCGCAAGCCGCGGCGCTCGCGTCATACGAAGATCAGGCGTGGTTCGAGGAAAGCTGCGCGAAGGTCATTGCGAGCCGTGAGCGGTTGACGTCGCAGCTACAGACGCTCGGTTTCGATGTCGTGCCGTCCGCGGCGAACTTCGTGTTCGCGAAGCATTCCGCGCACGATGCCGCCACAATCGCCGCCGCGCTCAAGGCGAAAGAGATCTTTGTGCGCCACTTCAGGCTGCCGCGCATCGATCAGCATCTGCGCATTTCGATCGGCACGCCCGCGGAATGCGATGCGCTCGTCGCCGCGCTGACGGAAATCGTCGCTTAG
- the pth gene encoding aminoacyl-tRNA hydrolase: MIKLIVGLGNPGAEYTATRHNAGFWFVDQFARDAGATLREERRFHGFYGKGRLHGHEIHLLEPQTFMNRSGQSVVALAQFFKILPDEILVAHDELDLPPGTVKMKLGGGSGGHNGLKDISAHLSSQQYWRLRIGIGHPRDLIPEGARAGAKPDVANFVLKPPRREEQDVIDQSIERALAVMPFVVAGETERAMMNLHRNS; this comes from the coding sequence ATGATCAAGCTGATCGTCGGCCTGGGCAATCCGGGCGCCGAATACACCGCGACACGGCATAACGCGGGCTTCTGGTTCGTCGACCAGTTCGCACGCGACGCCGGTGCGACGCTGCGCGAAGAACGCCGCTTTCACGGTTTCTACGGCAAGGGACGCCTGCACGGCCACGAGATCCATCTGCTCGAACCGCAGACCTTCATGAACCGTTCGGGTCAATCGGTGGTCGCGCTCGCGCAGTTCTTCAAGATCCTGCCCGACGAGATTCTCGTCGCGCACGACGAGCTCGACCTTCCGCCCGGCACCGTCAAGATGAAGCTCGGCGGCGGCAGCGGCGGACATAACGGCCTCAAGGATATTTCCGCGCATCTCTCGTCGCAGCAATACTGGCGCTTGCGCATCGGCATCGGGCATCCGCGCGATCTGATTCCAGAAGGCGCGCGCGCGGGTGCGAAACCCGATGTCGCGAACTTCGTGCTCAAGCCGCCGCGCCGCGAGGAACAGGACGTGATCGATCAGTCGATCGAGCGTGCCCTTGCCGTGATGCCTTTCGTCGTCGCCGGCGAAACCGAGCGTGCGATGATGAACCTGCACCGTAATTCCTGA
- a CDS encoding 50S ribosomal protein L25/general stress protein Ctc — MKVVAFERSKQGTGASRRLRNSGKTPGIVYGGETDVQLVELDHNALWHALKKEVFHSSILDLELAGKSQQVLLRDVQYHPFKQLVLHVDFQRVDAKKKLHTKVPLHFMNQETNPAVKLAGAVISHVVTELEVECLPADLPEFLEIDLAKIEAGQTMHAKDIPLPKGVSLTVSVEAENPVVASATVPAAVVSEGAGEAEGEKPAAE; from the coding sequence ATGAAAGTCGTCGCTTTCGAGCGTAGCAAGCAAGGTACGGGTGCGAGCCGCCGCCTGCGCAACTCGGGTAAGACCCCGGGTATCGTGTACGGTGGTGAAACGGACGTTCAACTGGTCGAACTGGACCACAACGCCCTGTGGCACGCCCTGAAGAAAGAAGTTTTCCACTCGTCGATTCTCGATCTGGAACTGGCCGGCAAGTCGCAACAGGTTCTGCTGCGCGACGTGCAATACCATCCGTTCAAGCAGCTCGTGCTGCACGTGGACTTCCAGCGCGTCGACGCGAAGAAGAAGCTGCACACCAAGGTGCCGCTGCACTTCATGAACCAGGAAACCAACCCGGCCGTGAAGCTGGCGGGCGCGGTGATCTCGCACGTCGTGACGGAACTGGAAGTGGAATGCCTGCCGGCAGACCTGCCTGAGTTCCTGGAAATCGATCTGGCGAAGATCGAAGCCGGCCAGACGATGCACGCGAAGGACATCCCGCTGCCGAAGGGCGTAAGCCTGACGGTGTCCGTCGAGGCAGAAAACCCGGTCGTGGCTTCGGCTACCGTTCCGGCTGCTGTCGTGTCGGAAGGGGCTGGCGAAGCTGAAGGCGAAAAGCCGGCAGCCGAGTAA